In Cydia fagiglandana chromosome 16, ilCydFagi1.1, whole genome shotgun sequence, the following are encoded in one genomic region:
- the LOC134671732 gene encoding dentin sialophosphoprotein-like translates to MNLLIVAALAAVCGAAKLDRTYLPPASARTAGGSEASLQTPNSFSQNSAPKGSYTNDFQGVVVDAALAGTRGASGSEETGLGAPRNAYGSTASKVGEAAFRGAQAGFRFPQGFGPNSAFAPQTSQDSEFEARESPDGLEVSGESQFGDSRPERPQAAQERGANTLRFDSEVGVESFNYAFETDNGISAEETGTATNGVQAQGGYSYTGDDGKVYTVTYTADEGGYQPRGDHLPTPPPIPEEILKSLEQNARDEANGVVDDGLYDAQKYNAGGDYAESDSANGKQNGGPSAGTGNTGDVDASGTFINQNIQNKPFNPNGQGGDKTVNQFTSFQNNAANRVGSRNDYLPPFQQTPQRQQNASPDSSDADSSSSFQHESTEGSGNFQSQSQQNRPTSQSIGSRPTTNQFGFKQGTNGNQVNQNGNHFSSQSNRQQFGSAANAASDKGRNQFSAHASASFNSQHATSVPDTELTTPFETSPQDAQSAQSSAPSTNAFGFNNQPSHNGQSHFASQNSHHQTSQAPAQPTIPSFPQSRPQDSNNRPVGGNRNTQLGFPTQAPRQQEQFTQQTAFGSKRPQFSQNADSQFSPSTQRPQFAQQATAQDDSYYYNQPSRTFNTPQSPSRFSSAPANHFDRVTQRPSSSQAPQEEENYPSTVFPSQNGQRQGPSRRPSFPTQSTPSDNQFQSNGIASATNGITQASASPFTAPTSAPSFNGQHSSHSRQQLQYSSFQSSRPSSPEPSKPSFSAQSTSPSQSSGALSSQFEKQNFESAKPLSQQPLQEVKEIKLDDDTKPEAPVTNLQYNGEVYEYTKPAEMLPPPENGFGQFGTKLPSAQKPAEPKPQFGQTASAHATSQPQFGQSTTSAQATSQTFAPQSTPFSQSAKAQQGNQFGSRPQFGQSTTSAQATSQTFAPKSTQYSQSAKAQQGNQFGSRPQFGQSTASAEASSKPFAPQSNQFSQTSQGKQFGSRPQYGQSATLSQQATSESFAPQPTQFSQSGKISQGNQFGSRPQFGQSTTSSQQATSESFAPQPTQFSQSAQDQQNTFGSRPQFGQVHSQSQQSTSFDSKPQFGQATQTDQFSAQTQESTDEFDAKPSKQFNQAHQTEQHSNQFQRRPSQGSFAAAETPKPFGQGNTSTCCQGAFGQQPSFGKPSQDSSIASTFQSNSFKPAQSSSVAGKGEDFGGPRAPPSFDETGYHY, encoded by the exons ATGAATTTG TTAATAGTAGCCGCATTGGCCGCGGTTTGCGGGGCAGCCAAGCTCGACCGCACTTACCTGCCTCCTGCATCAGCCAGGACTGCTGGAGGCAGTGAAGCATCACTGCAGACTCCTAACTCCTTCAGCCAGAACTCTGCCCCTAAAGGGAGTTACACTAATGACTTCCAGGGCGTGGTTGTCGACGCTGCCCTTGCAG gAACCCGAGGCGCCTCAGGATCTGAAGAAACCGGCCTCGGCGCTCCCCGTAACGCGTACGGTTCGACTGCCTCCAAAGTAGGCGAAGCTGCCTTCCGAGGCGCCCAGGCTGGCTTCAGGTTCCCTCAAGGCTTCGGTCCTAACTCCGCATTCGCTCCCCAAACTTCACAAGATTCCGAGTTTGAAGCCAGAGAGTCACCTGATGGTTTAGAAGTTTCTGGAGAGTCTCAATTTGGAGATTCAAGACCAGAGCGTCCCCAAGCAGCTCAGGAACGCGGTGCCAACACTTTGAGGTTCGACAGCGAAGTTGGCGTTGAGAGTTTCAACTACGCCTTTGAAACTGACAATGGGATTTCTGCTGAAGAGACTGGAACAG CAACCAACGGCGTCCAAGCTCAGGGCGGTTACTCCTACACTGGCGATGACGGGAAAGTGTACACGGTGACGTACACCGCCGATGAGGGCGGGTACCAGCCCAGGGGTGACCATCTGCCGACCCCGCCGCCGATCCCGGAGGAGATTCTGAAGTCTCTGGAGCAGAACGCCAGGGATGAGGCCAACGGTGTCGTTGATGATG GCTTGTACGATGCTCAGAAGTACAATGCGGGAGGCGATTACGCGGAAAGTGACAGCGCTAATGGTAAACAGAATGGTGGGCCATCAGCCGGTACTGGGAACACCGGCGACGTCGATGCAAGCGGCACATTCATTAATCAGAACATTCAGAACAAGCCTTTCAACCCCAACGGACAAGGCGGTGACAAAACAGTGAACCAGTTCACAAGCTTCCAAAACAATGCTGCCAACAGAGTTGGATCAAGAAACGATTACTTGCCTCCGTTCCAACAGACACCACAAAGGCAGCAAAACGCTAGCCCGGATAGTTCAGATGCTGATTCATCCTCAAGCTTTCAACACGAATCGACTGAGGGCTCTGGTAATTTCCAATCCCAATCTCAACAGAACCGACCAACCTCTCAATCTATCGGTTCAAGACCCACCACTAACCAATTCGGCTTCAAACAAGGCACAAATGGAAATCAGGTCAACCAAAATGGAAACCACTTCTCTTCTCAAAGCAATAGGCAGCAGTTTGGATCAGCGGCAAACGCTGCCTCCGATAAGGGGCGTAACCAGTTCTCAGCCCACGCTTCAGCCTCTTTCAACTCTCAACATGCAACTTCTGTCCCTGATACTGAACTGACTACACCTTTTGAAACAAGTCCGCAAGATGCTCAGTCAGCTCAGTCTTCTGCGCCTTCTACCAACGCATTTGGTTTCAATAACCAGCCTAGTCACAATGGACAGTCGCACTTTGCGTCACAAAACTCACATCATCAGACTTCCCAGGCTCCTGCTCAACCGACCATTCCATCTTTCCCTCAGTCAAGACCTCAAGACTCTAACAACCGTCCAGTTGGTGGAAATAGGAATACGCAATTAGGATTCCCTACCCAAGCACCGCGTCAGCAAGAACAGTTCACCCAACAGACTGCTTTTGGTAGCAAGCGCCCTCAATTTTCTCAAAACGCTGATAGCCAATTCTCTCCCAGCACTCAGAGACCTCAATTCGCCCAACAAGCTACCGCTCAAGATGATTCTTATTACTACAATCAGCCTTCTAGAACTTTTAATACTCCCCAGTCACCCTCGAGGTTTTCAAGCGCACCAGCTAATCATTTTGATAGAGTAACCCAACGACCATCGTCTTCTCAAGCTCCCCAAGAAGAAGAAAACTATCCCTCAACTGTTTTCCCATCGCAAAACGGTCAGCGTCAAGGTCCATCTAGGCGACCTTCGTTCCCCACTCAATCGACTCCGTCAGATAACCAGTTCCAGAGTAACGGTATTGCTTCAGCTACCAATGGGATCACACAAGCATCCGCCTCTCCTTTCACTGCTCCTACATCAGCTCCTAGTTTCAACGGTCAGCATTCGAGCCACTCCAGGCAACAGCTGCAATATTCATCCTTCCAATCTAGCCGTCCTTCATCACCTGAGCCCAGCAAGCCTTCCTTCAGTGCGCAATCTACATCACCATCACAGTCCAGCGGAGCTCTATCGAGCCAATTTGAAAAACAGAACTTCGAGTCGGCTAAGCCTTTGAGCCAGCAGCCATTGCAAGAAGTGAAAGAGATTAAGCTTGATGATGACACCAAACCAGAAGCGCCTGTAACGAACCTGCAGTACAATGGAGAGGTTTACGAATACACCAAGCCAGCGGAGATGCTGCCGCCTCCAGAAAATGGCTTCGGACAGTTCGGAACTAAATTGCCAAGCGCTCAGAAACCTGCTGAACCGAAACCCCAATTTGGACAAACTGCTTCAGCTCATGCTACTTCGCAACCTCAGTTTGGACAGTCTACGACTTCAGCTCAAGCTACCTCTCAAACTTTTGCTCCCCAATCTACTCCGTTCAGTCAAAGTGCTAAGGCTCAACAAGGCAATCAATTCGGATCTCGACCTCAATTTGGACAGTCTACCACTTCAGCTCAAGCTACGTCTCAAACTTTTGCTCCCAAATCTACTCAGTACAGTCAAAGTGCTAAGGCTCAACAAGGCAATCAATTCGGATCTCGACCTCAATTTGGACAGTCTACCGCTTCAGCTGAAGCATCATCGAAGCCTTTTGCACCTCAATCTAACCAGTTCAGCCAAACTTCACAAGGCAAGCAATTCGGATCCCGGCCTCAGTACGGACAGTCAGCGACTTTGTCTCAACAGGCAACATCTGAATCGTTCGCTCCTCAACCTACCCAGTTCAGTCAAAGCGGCAAGATTTCACAAGGCAACCAATTCGGATCCCGACCTCAATTCGGACAGTCTACAACTTCATCTCAACAGGCTACATCTGAATCATTCGCTCCTCAACCCACCCAGTTCAGTCAAAGCGCACAAGACCAGCAGAATACCTTCGGATCCCGTCCCCAATTTGGTCAGGTACACTCACAGTCCCAACAATCAACATCTTTTGATTCAAAGCCTCAATTTGGTCAAGCTACCCAAACTGATCAGTTCAGCGCTCAAACTCAGGAATCCACTGATGAGTTCGATGCTAAACCATCGAAACAGTTCAACCAAGCGCATCAAACTGAACAGCACAGCAATCAGTTCCAGCGTAGACCATCTCAAGGAAGCTTCGCTGCCGCTGAGACTCCCAAACCTTTCGGTCAAGGAAATACGAGTACATGTTGCCAAGGTGCGTTCGGTCAGCAACCCAGCTTCGGCAAGCCTAGTCAGGATAGTTCCATTGCTTCGACTTTCCAAAGCAACTCCTTCAAACCAGCGCAGAGTTCGTCAGTCGCCGGAAAAGGAGAAGATTTTGGAGGACCAAGAGCGCCACCTAGCTTTGACGAAACGGGTTACCATTATTAA
- the LOC134671733 gene encoding pupal cuticle protein 36-like, translating to MKLIIVLSLIAFGYAAKLDRTYLPPPGAATAGGSPGSLSAPGQSFGQQAPGFQGSQSQGPSQAGPGFGGSSGFGRPGSNQPSGPAGFGNTGSSGFGHGSNQPSGSGFGPESNQPSGPGFGSNAGSFGRPSGQAGPQAFQPAATGVQPPSQFGFAQNGPQQPERPQAAADRNAEILRYDNQNDGETFSYNFETSNGISAEESGVATNGVQAQGGFSYTGDDGQFYKISYTADENGYLPQGDHLPTPPPIPDEILRSIEENARAAAAGTQEGAYNPEEDNAPVYNAPSFNQGQQFGGSTGFGPSGSAGPSGPQTGFNQGSTQGSAGPSRPQGSGFNQGSTQGSAGPSRPQGPGFGSGSTQGSQGFGQGPQAQSAFNGNGNQGFSGQRAQGQTGGQAGYDYSRPQNQGRQPNGNANAIPSGPFKPSGAQNQARPFPGQNQPSQPSGQARPFSGQNQPSGPASNQRQYLAPESQQRQPGNQGSAPQSFNQGPQGPRSQGQGPAQFNQNQIGSGSQPNRGPSNFGQNRPSNQPSQGSPAQRGPQGPQGPRAQGNTPQDGYEYNRPQNAFNAGSQSRPQGPNASRPQAAFPGSSSQGQPGFPGASSQTGFPGVQGQGAFPGSNRPAAQGPQGFPGSQAPRGQGQQPQRPSNQETFGGPRQPPSFSPEEGYKY from the exons ATGAAGCTG ATTATAGTCCTATCCCTTATAGCCTTCGGCTATGCTGCGAAGTTGGATAGGACGTATTTACCACCTCCTGGTGCTGCGACTGCCGGGGGAAGCCCTGGGTCCTTAAGCGCCCCTGGTCAGAGCTTTGGGCAGCAGGCTCCAGGATTCCAAGGATCTCAGTCTCAGGGACCTAGCCAGGCCGGCCCTGGCTTTGGTGGATCATCTGGATTTGGGCGTCCTGGATCTAACCAGCCTTCTGGACCTGCTGGATTTGGCAACACTGGATCATCAGGATTTGGACATGGATCAAACCAGCCTTCTGGATCAGGATTCGGACCTGAATCCAACCAGCCTTCCGGACCTGGATTTGGTAGCAACGCTGGTTCATTCGGCCGTCCTTCTGGACAGGCTGGGCCTCAGGCCTTCCAGCCTGCCGCCACTGGTGTACAACCTCCTTCCCAGTTTGGTTTTGCGCAAAATGGACCTCAGCAGCCTGAGCGGCCTCAAGCCGCCGCCGATAGGAACGCTGAAATCCTCCGATACGATAACCAGAATGATGGTGAAACCTTCTCGTACAACTTTGAGACTTCGAACGGCATTTCTGCTGAGGAGTCAGGAGTAGCCACCAACGGTGTTCAGGCTCAAGGTGGTTTCTCTTACACGGGTGACGACGGCCAGTTCTACAAGATCTCGTACACCGCTGATGAGAACGGATATCTGCCCCAGGGTGACCATCTGCCTACTCCTCCCCCTATTCCTGATGAGATCCTGAGGTCCATTGAGGAGAACGCGAGGGCTGCTGCTGCTGGGACTCAAGAag GTGCCTACAACCCTGAAGAAGACAACGCTCCGGTATACAACGCTCCCTCCTTCAACCAAGGTCAACAGTTCGGCGGTTCTACCGGCTTCGGACCCTCTGGCTCTGCTGGTCCATCTGGACCTCAGACCGGTTTCAACCAGGGCTCGACCCAAGGAAGTGCTGGCCCATCTAGACCCCAGGGATCCGGTTTCAACCAGGGCTCGACCCAAGGAAGTGCTGGACCATCTAGACCCCAGGGACCCGGTTTCGGTTCCGGCTCGACCCAAGGAAGCCAAGGTTTTGGCCAAGGACCTCAAGCCCAATCAGCCTTCAACGGAAATGGCAACCAAGGATTCTCTGGCCAACGTGCTCAGGGTCAAACCGGCGGTCAGGCTGGATATGATTACTCCAGGCCCCAGAATCAGGGTCGTCAGCCTAATGGAAACGCTAACGCTATACCTTCTGGACCCTTCAAGCCTTCAGGCGCTCAGAACCAGGCCAGGCCCTTCCCAGGACAGAACCAACCGAGCCAGCCCTCAGGTCAAGCCAGACCCTTCTCAGGGCAAAACCAGCCGTCTGGCCCAGCTTCGAACCAGAGACAATACTTGGCTCCTGAATCTCAGCAGCGTCAACCTGGAAACCAAGGATCTGCTCCTCAGTCGTTCAACCAAGGTCCCCAAGGTCCCCGAAGCCAAGGCCAGGGCCCTGCCCAATTCAACCAGAACCAAATTGGATCTGGATCGCAGCCTAACCGTGGACCATCTAACTTTGGCCAGAACCGCCCTTCCAACCAGCCATCACAAGGATCCCCAGCTCAGAGAGGCCCCCAGGGTCCGCAAGGCCCGAGAGCTCAGGGCAACACTCCACAAGATGGCTACGAATACAACCGACCTCAAAACGCTTTTAACGCTGGCAGCCAATCTAGGCCTCAGGGTCCTAATGCTTCAAGACCTCAAGCTGCTTTCCCTGGCTCAAGTTCTCAAGGTCAACCTGGATTCCCTGGTGCTTCAAGCCAGACTGGTTTCCCGGGTGTCCAAGGGCAAGGTGCGTTCCCTGGCTCCAACCGCCCAGCGGCCCAAGGACCTCAAGGCTTCCCTGGTTCCCAGGCTCCCAGAGGTCAGGGACAGCAACCCCAAAGGCCTTCTAATCAGGAAACTTTCGGAGGACCAAGGCAACCACCCAGCTTCAGCCCTGAAGAAGGATACAAATACTAA
- the LOC134672149 gene encoding cuticle protein 2-like, with protein sequence MYSTLLQIIILSVVAWASCAKLDRTYLPPNAQSSSGSNFLQAPDSRGIGQGNGFNGNGFNQNGNGFNQDGNNYNQNGNDFNQIGNDFNQNGFNGNGFDRPERPQAAFEKNAAILRQDTQNDGETYSYAYETDNGIYAEESGVATNGVEAQGSYSYTGDDGQVYTVRYTADQNGFVPVGDHLPTPPPVPEEILKALEQNARDEAAGIYDDGSYSEGKYDADHNQYNGNFNTGNNGNGHNFNNGNSFTGNYNTINSDGNDEDTVVTNAAFRSGSRGFAGATKAYLPPVQGSGARSRRPNFNARDGYNY encoded by the exons ATGTATTCTACTCTGTTGCAGATCATCATTCTCTCTGTCGTGGCCTGGGCTAGCTGCGCCAAGCTAGACCGGACCTACCTCCCCCCCAACGCTCAGTCCTCATCTGGATCCAACTTCCTCCAAGCCCCTGATAGCCGCGGCATTGGACAAGGAAACGGTTTCAACGGAAACGGGTTCAACCAGAACGGAAACGGGTTCAACCAGGACGGAAACAACTACAACCAGAATGGAAACGACTTCAACCAGATCGGAAACGACTTCAATCAGAACGGATTCAACGGAAACGGCTTCGACCGCCCTGAAAGACCTCAAGCCGCTTTCGAAAAGAACGCCGCCATCCTTCGTCAGGATACCCAGAATGATGGAGAGACTTATTCTTACGCTTATGAAACTGATAACGGCATTTATGCTGAGGAGAGCGGTGTGGCTACGAACGGAGTTGAGGCTCAAGGCAGCTACTCTTACACTGGTGATGATGGACAGGTGTACACTGTGAG GTACACAGCTGACCAGAACGGATTCGTGCCAGTTGGTGACCACCTCCCCACCCCTCCCCCCGTCCCGGAAGAGATTCTGAAGGCTTTGGAGCAGAACGCTCGTGATGAGGCTGCTGGCATCTATGATGATG GCTCTTACAGCGAAGGCAAATACGACGCCGACCACAACCAATACAACGGTAACTTCAACACTGGTAACAATGGAAACGGTCACAACTTCAATAACGGTAACAGCTTCACCGGTAACTACAACACTATTAACAGCGATGGCAACGATGAAGACACCGTCGTCACCAACGCCGCCTTCAGATCTGGCTCGCGGGGCTTCGCTGGGGCCACCAAGGCTTACCTCCCCCCAGTCCAGGGCTCCGGTGCCCGATCCAGACGACCAAACTTCAACGCGAGGGACGGATACAATTATTAG